From one Shewanella sp. GD04112 genomic stretch:
- a CDS encoding VWA domain-containing protein, which produces MSLHFIRPEWLLALLPLAIILWALWRQHQNNSAWNRYIAPHLAKILVTEGTQKSRRPLHILAFTWVIATLALAGPALNKQTLPVFAAEQGRVLVMDMSVSMFATDLAPNRLTQTKFRATDLLRGLKEGETGLIAFAGDAFTISPLTRDTGTLLNLLPTLSPDIMPVLGSNLAAALIQAKNLLAQGGHLRGDIIVMTDGITPRQFDEANSALAGSQYRLAIMGFGSPQGAPIRLPDGQLQRDSSNEVVVAKTDFGLLQKLADNHNGIMIPNRADGQDLAQLQHWLSDSGDAKATDLDGETWQDLGPYLALLLLIPALLSFRQGMLANWLLMGLAGLLLGAAPQSAHASAWDSLWHTQEQQAMQAYQAEDYANAAQKFETPQWQGAAQYKAGEYEQALKSFEQDNSANGLYNQGNALMQLGKPDKAKERYQAALDKQPEFPQAKANLELAERLLNQQQSQQNADNQDKQSQGDQNQQGQNQNDQQQGQNQQQGDQQSSQNDQAQQQSQEQQSQQQNNSDQAGEKPSQEQNASSEQNEPEQGAQDKQQASDENAKQDQQDAQQEQQQAEQQANQQNGADNNAEDKEDPASNEAKMQAKVEDDKSNAEQELQQAVAQKADKEKQSQADKKPDTAIESVEAPPSNSEPLPAEMQRALRGVSEDPQVLLRNKMQLEYQKRRQNGQISRDNEQW; this is translated from the coding sequence ATGAGCCTGCATTTTATTCGTCCAGAATGGTTACTCGCCCTGTTGCCACTCGCCATCATCCTGTGGGCGCTATGGCGCCAACACCAGAATAACAGCGCTTGGAACCGCTATATTGCGCCGCATTTGGCCAAAATATTGGTCACAGAGGGCACACAAAAATCCCGTCGACCACTGCATATCTTGGCTTTCACTTGGGTAATTGCCACCTTGGCCTTAGCTGGCCCCGCCCTCAATAAGCAAACCTTGCCGGTTTTTGCCGCCGAGCAAGGCCGAGTGTTGGTGATGGATATGTCTGTCTCCATGTTTGCCACCGATCTGGCACCAAACCGTTTAACCCAAACCAAGTTTCGGGCGACAGATTTGCTCCGCGGCTTAAAAGAAGGCGAAACCGGCCTTATCGCCTTCGCCGGCGATGCCTTTACCATAAGCCCGCTCACCCGAGACACGGGCACGCTGCTTAATTTATTGCCCACCTTAAGCCCTGACATTATGCCTGTGTTGGGCTCAAACCTAGCGGCCGCACTAATCCAAGCTAAAAATCTACTGGCACAGGGCGGGCATCTACGGGGCGATATTATTGTGATGACAGATGGCATCACCCCGAGGCAATTCGATGAGGCTAACTCGGCCTTAGCCGGTAGCCAATATCGGCTCGCGATCATGGGATTTGGTAGCCCTCAAGGCGCGCCTATCCGCTTACCCGATGGCCAATTACAGCGCGACAGCAGCAATGAAGTCGTTGTCGCCAAAACCGACTTTGGCTTACTGCAAAAATTAGCCGATAACCATAATGGCATCATGATCCCCAATCGTGCCGATGGTCAGGATTTAGCACAGTTGCAACATTGGTTGAGTGACAGTGGCGATGCCAAAGCCACGGATCTCGATGGGGAAACCTGGCAGGATCTCGGCCCTTACCTCGCCTTACTCTTACTCATCCCTGCCCTGCTGAGCTTTAGGCAAGGCATGCTCGCCAACTGGCTGCTGATGGGATTGGCCGGTCTATTGCTCGGTGCTGCGCCGCAAAGCGCCCATGCCAGCGCATGGGACTCGCTCTGGCACACCCAAGAGCAACAGGCGATGCAAGCCTATCAAGCCGAGGATTACGCTAATGCCGCACAAAAATTCGAAACGCCCCAATGGCAAGGCGCGGCGCAGTACAAGGCCGGCGAGTACGAACAGGCACTAAAAAGCTTTGAGCAAGATAACTCAGCCAATGGCCTTTACAACCAAGGCAACGCACTGATGCAACTCGGTAAACCCGACAAAGCCAAGGAGCGTTATCAGGCCGCACTCGACAAGCAGCCCGAGTTCCCACAGGCCAAAGCCAACCTTGAGTTAGCTGAGAGATTGCTGAACCAGCAGCAGTCGCAGCAAAATGCTGACAATCAAGATAAGCAGTCTCAGGGCGATCAAAACCAACAGGGACAGAACCAGAACGATCAGCAGCAGGGGCAAAACCAACAGCAGGGAGACCAACAATCCTCGCAAAACGATCAAGCTCAACAGCAGTCTCAAGAGCAGCAGTCCCAACAGCAAAATAATTCTGATCAAGCGGGCGAAAAACCATCGCAGGAGCAAAACGCCTCATCAGAGCAAAATGAACCTGAGCAAGGCGCACAGGATAAACAGCAAGCGAGTGATGAAAACGCCAAGCAAGATCAGCAAGATGCACAGCAAGAACAACAGCAGGCCGAGCAACAAGCTAATCAGCAAAACGGCGCCGATAACAATGCTGAAGATAAAGAAGATCCAGCCAGCAACGAGGCAAAAATGCAGGCAAAGGTCGAGGATGATAAGTCCAACGCCGAGCAAGAACTGCAACAGGCCGTAGCGCAAAAAGCGGATAAAGAGAAACAGTCACAGGCGGATAAAAAACCAGATACCGCAATTGAGTCTGTTGAAGCGCCGCCGAGTAACAGCGAGCCTTTGCCCGCGGAGATGCAGCGAGCACTGCGGGGCGTGAGTGAAGACCCACAGGTGTTGCTGCGTAATAAGATGCAACTCGAATATCAAAAACGCCGTCAAAATGGCCAAATATCAAGGGATAACGAACAGTGGTGA
- a CDS encoding VWA domain-containing protein — MLTVAWPLALILLPLPFIFWRRQTVQAEGGRLQLPGISQTGKANITSHSRQSRKRYWLMWSLLVLAITRPQWLGDPIELPSQGRDLMLAVDLSGSMQIEDMVINGKVVDRFTLIQHVVSEFIERRKGDRIGLILFADHAYLQAPLTQDRRSVAQFLKEAQIGLVGKQTAIGESIALAVKRFDKMDESNRVLILLTDGSNNAGNIDPEQAAQIAANRKVTIYTVGVGADVMERRTLFGRERVNPSMDLDENQLKHIADVTHGRYFRARNSQELEQIYQEIDKLEPVSRDQLSYRPQAELFYWPLALALLTSIWIALGQLALFSRTKNPVPSATPRGDVR; from the coding sequence ATGTTAACAGTCGCATGGCCTTTGGCATTGATTTTACTGCCTTTACCTTTTATTTTTTGGCGTCGCCAAACGGTGCAAGCCGAAGGTGGCCGCCTGCAATTGCCCGGCATTAGCCAAACGGGCAAGGCCAATATCACTAGCCACAGCCGCCAAAGCCGCAAGCGCTATTGGTTGATGTGGAGCTTGTTAGTGCTTGCTATCACCCGCCCGCAATGGCTTGGCGATCCGATTGAACTGCCAAGCCAAGGGCGGGATCTGATGCTGGCGGTGGACTTATCCGGCAGTATGCAGATTGAAGATATGGTGATTAACGGCAAAGTCGTCGACCGTTTTACCCTGATCCAACACGTGGTCAGTGAGTTTATTGAACGTCGCAAAGGCGATCGTATCGGTTTGATTCTATTTGCCGATCACGCCTATCTACAGGCACCACTGACTCAAGATAGACGCTCTGTCGCCCAGTTTTTAAAGGAGGCGCAGATTGGCCTTGTCGGTAAACAAACGGCGATTGGCGAGTCGATTGCGCTCGCGGTTAAGCGCTTCGACAAAATGGATGAGAGTAACAGAGTCTTGATTTTATTGACTGACGGTTCAAACAATGCCGGTAATATCGATCCTGAGCAAGCGGCCCAAATCGCCGCTAATCGCAAAGTGACGATTTATACCGTGGGCGTGGGGGCCGATGTCATGGAAAGACGTACCCTGTTTGGGCGTGAGCGCGTCAATCCGTCGATGGATCTCGATGAAAACCAGCTCAAGCATATTGCCGATGTTACCCATGGCCGCTATTTCCGCGCCCGTAACAGCCAAGAGCTGGAACAGATTTATCAAGAAATTGACAAACTGGAGCCAGTGAGTCGCGATCAACTGAGCTATCGTCCTCAAGCGGAGCTATTCTATTGGCCGCTCGCACTCGCGCTGCTCACCAGCATTTGGATAGCCTTAGGCCAATTAGCGCTGTTTTCGCGGACTAAAAACCCTGTTCCATCCGCAACACCACGGGGGGATGTTCGTTAA
- a CDS encoding DUF4381 domain-containing protein, whose translation MNPQTLNPALDKAATPNPALADLQDIILPDPIGAWPWAIGYWLALAILLVLLIAAILWLKKRAAYLAPKKAAQGLFAALDPHSAQYPSEVNQLLKRTALSYLPREVIAKLDGPAWATWLDSHLPAKQRGRIGPLLDKRHQAKPLSAEEAIELQALARSWFASKAKLSAPIMHTLSSQSSSSSAVLTPAPAKPAEEQC comes from the coding sequence GTGAACCCACAAACTCTAAATCCAGCCTTGGATAAGGCTGCCACGCCAAATCCTGCTTTGGCGGATTTACAAGATATTATTCTCCCCGACCCGATTGGGGCTTGGCCATGGGCCATAGGTTATTGGTTAGCACTCGCTATCCTGTTGGTTTTATTGATTGCTGCAATTCTTTGGCTCAAAAAACGTGCCGCCTACTTAGCGCCTAAAAAAGCCGCCCAAGGTTTATTTGCAGCACTTGATCCTCATTCGGCCCAGTATCCCTCTGAGGTGAATCAGCTATTAAAGCGCACCGCCTTAAGTTATTTGCCAAGGGAAGTGATAGCGAAACTCGATGGCCCCGCGTGGGCAACTTGGTTAGATAGCCATTTGCCCGCAAAGCAGCGCGGCCGCATTGGGCCATTATTGGATAAACGCCACCAGGCTAAACCACTGAGCGCCGAAGAGGCCATTGAGTTACAGGCCCTCGCCCGCAGTTGGTTTGCCTCAAAAGCCAAATTAAGCGCACCGATAATGCACACTTTATCGAGCCAGTCCTCATCTTCGTCGGCAGTATTAACACCGGCTCCAGCAAAGCCTGCGGAGGAGCAATGTTAA